From the genome of Adhaeribacter pallidiroseus:
TCCCGGTATTCATCGATGTGATTAGAGGTTTGCTGGGAAATATCAAGGCCATCTTCGGCCATGGTGGCAATAGCTCGCGGATTAACGCCGTGAGTTTGAATACCCGCACTGTAGATCGTGGCCTCGCCCGGGGCAAAATGCCGCAAATACCCTTCTGCAATTTGGCTGCGACAAGAATTGCCGGTGCAAAGTACCAGTATGCTTTTCATAGAAGTACACTTTTGGTTTCAATTTATTTTAAAAAATCAAGTCCTTAGCAGCAACCTGAACCAAGGGCACAACTGTTAGCATCCATATTAATTAATGGCATTTTTATTTTCTGTGGCTTTACTTCGGCAACAGAAGCGCAGCACTCCTCTCCTTTATGGCTGGTTCCGCAACTTCCGCCGCGTTCCATGGCTTTACATTGCACCAGGTCTGGACTCAGGTTTACAATTAAATTATTTTCCGAAACCAGAAACGCACCGGGGTCCATTTGGCGGGTATCGAATTGCGAATTGCCAAACTCAATTTTAACAATGCCCAACGGATTTAAAGGCAATACTTTTTCCACAACCGCAATAATCGACCATGCTTTACTTACAAGCATGGCCTCTTTACCAGTATTCAGTTCCGGTTCCCAGAGTTGCACGATAATTTCGGTCCAGGAATTCATAACGCCGCCACAATCCACCGAAACAATGGGAGCTTGTTTAATTTCGGTAATATGGTAAGAGGCATCCACTAAGTTTTCGGCGGTATACTGAAACTGCAGGTGCAAATCCGGATGTTGCAGTAAGGTATTTTTAAAATTTTGCCAGGTTACATGATTTGTCTGGTTCATAACATCGGTATTTTACGATTAATTACTCTAAATTTTTTTAACAACAATTATTTGTGTGCGCTACTTTGCCCGTAAACAAAAGCAAGAAAGTAGCTCTTACTTCTTCCCACTTTTCATGATCAATGCAATAACACACACTGGTACCCTCCACGTTGCCTTTAATTAAACCTACAGCTTTTAGTTCTTTCAGGTGCTGCGATATGGTAGCTTGGGCCAAGGGTAATTCTTCTACTAAATTGCTGCAAATACAAGTCTGCTGTTTTAATAAATACTGCAGAATAGCTATTCTGGCCGGATGGGCCAAAGCTTTGGCGTAATTAGCCAATTGATTTTGCGCTTCGGTAAAGTGTTGTGCTTTTGTAGCTCCCATAAAATATTTAATAACCATCGCAATATTACGATTAATACTTAAAAAAGTAAACCCGCAATGCCATATTAATTTTATTTAACTATTAAATTCTAACAACTACTAACCCGAAGTACTCCGGAATTTAAAAAAGAAGAAAAAGAGATGTTACCCTATTTTTTAAAAATTAACTATCTTTTACTC
Proteins encoded in this window:
- a CDS encoding DUF6428 family protein translates to MNQTNHVTWQNFKNTLLQHPDLHLQFQYTAENLVDASYHITEIKQAPIVSVDCGGVMNSWTEIIVQLWEPELNTGKEAMLVSKAWSIIAVVEKVLPLNPLGIVKIEFGNSQFDTRQMDPGAFLVSENNLIVNLSPDLVQCKAMERGGSCGTSHKGEECCASVAEVKPQKIKMPLINMDANSCALGSGCC
- a CDS encoding ArsR/SmtB family transcription factor, translated to MGATKAQHFTEAQNQLANYAKALAHPARIAILQYLLKQQTCICSNLVEELPLAQATISQHLKELKAVGLIKGNVEGTSVCYCIDHEKWEEVRATFLLLFTGKVAHTNNCC